A genome region from Nocardia sp. NBC_01730 includes the following:
- a CDS encoding potassium channel family protein produces MFGDRSRGLELSSRPHFALVGVLRIPEVRTSPWISLTRRVLFAVSLLFLAALVVYLGRHGYHDNSGDELSFLDAIYYATVSLSTTGYGDIAPVTAEARLVNIVIITPLRILFLIVLVGTTLGVLTERSRQAFKIQRWRHSVRNHTVVVGYGTKGRTAIDAMLGDGVHPADVVVVDTDVVVLEAAANAGLVTVHGSATQSDVQRLAGVQNAAAVVVATNRDDTAVLVTLTARELNKAAKIVVAIREAENTHLVRQSGADSVVVSSETAGRLLGIATTTPTVVEVMEDLLTPEHGFAVAEREVEPSEIGGSPRHLSDIVLGVVRDGVLVRVGEPEVDAIEAGDKLLYIRRVGK; encoded by the coding sequence GTGTTCGGTGACCGATCACGCGGCCTCGAGCTGTCGAGCCGCCCGCACTTCGCTTTGGTCGGCGTACTGCGCATCCCGGAAGTCCGGACCAGTCCATGGATTTCGCTGACCCGGCGGGTGCTGTTCGCGGTCAGTCTGCTGTTTCTGGCCGCGCTGGTGGTGTATCTCGGTCGCCACGGATACCACGACAACTCGGGCGACGAACTGTCGTTCCTGGACGCGATCTACTACGCGACAGTGTCGCTGTCGACCACCGGGTACGGCGATATCGCCCCGGTGACGGCCGAAGCACGGCTGGTGAACATCGTCATCATCACCCCGCTGCGCATCCTGTTCCTCATCGTGCTCGTCGGAACCACGCTCGGCGTGCTGACGGAGCGTTCCCGGCAGGCTTTCAAGATTCAGCGATGGAGGCACAGCGTGCGCAATCACACCGTGGTCGTCGGATACGGCACCAAAGGACGGACCGCGATCGACGCCATGCTCGGTGACGGTGTGCATCCCGCCGATGTCGTCGTGGTCGACACCGACGTCGTCGTGTTGGAGGCGGCCGCGAACGCCGGACTGGTCACAGTGCACGGGTCGGCCACCCAGTCCGACGTGCAGCGGCTGGCCGGTGTGCAGAACGCCGCCGCGGTCGTGGTCGCCACCAACCGCGACGACACCGCCGTGCTGGTCACGCTGACCGCCCGCGAGCTGAACAAGGCCGCCAAGATCGTGGTCGCGATCCGGGAGGCGGAGAACACCCACCTGGTGCGGCAGTCCGGCGCCGACTCGGTGGTGGTGTCCTCCGAGACCGCGGGCCGGTTGCTCGGGATCGCGACGACCACGCCGACCGTGGTGGAGGTGATGGAGGACCTGCTCACGCCCGAGCACGGCTTCGCGGTCGCCGAACGCGAGGTGGAGCCGTCCGAGATCGGCGGCTCGCCACGGCATCTCAGCGACATCGTGCTCGGGGTGGTGCGCGACGGGGTGTTGGTGCGTGTCGGCGAGCCCGAGGTCGATGCGATCGAGGCGGGCGACAAACTGTTGTACATCCGCAGGGTGGGCAAGTGA
- a CDS encoding ABC1 kinase family protein: MSEIVRRPASRNAKLAKIPLGIAGRAAVGFGKKLAGGDKSAINAQLNQKAAQQLFTILGELKGGAMKFGQALSVMEAAVPEEFGEHYREALTKLQSAAPPMPAATVHRVLDQQLGTQWRRRFREFDDTPAASASIGQVHRAVWADGRTVAVKVQYPGADEALRADLKTLSRMTGLIASVIPGSDVKPIIAEITERTEEELDYRNEAANQRAFAKGFDGHGEIVVPKVVASAPKVIVTEWLDGTAVSMIIARGAEDPVGTRALRNRVAGLMGRFHFSAPEIVELLHTDPHPGNFMMLPDGKLAVIDFGACAPMPGGFPPVLGRMLALAVEERFAELTELMYDHGWVIPGRVVTHQEIADYLRPFTDPIQTDSFHFTRKWMQRVAGRASDISSAEMKTARALQLPAEFVMIFRVLGGSVGILAQLDAELPFMQLVRTWMPGFREERTAS, translated from the coding sequence GTGTCTGAGATAGTGCGCCGTCCCGCGTCCCGAAATGCCAAGCTGGCCAAGATTCCGCTGGGCATCGCCGGGCGGGCCGCCGTGGGGTTCGGCAAGAAGCTCGCCGGAGGCGACAAGTCCGCGATCAACGCCCAACTCAACCAGAAGGCCGCCCAGCAGTTGTTCACCATATTGGGTGAACTCAAGGGCGGCGCGATGAAGTTCGGGCAGGCGCTCAGCGTGATGGAGGCCGCGGTCCCGGAGGAGTTCGGCGAACACTACCGCGAGGCGCTCACCAAGCTGCAGTCCGCCGCGCCGCCGATGCCAGCCGCGACCGTCCACCGCGTGCTCGACCAGCAGCTCGGCACCCAGTGGCGGCGGCGCTTCCGCGAATTCGACGATACTCCGGCCGCGTCGGCCAGCATCGGACAGGTGCACAGGGCGGTGTGGGCGGACGGGCGAACAGTCGCGGTGAAAGTCCAGTACCCGGGCGCGGACGAGGCGCTGCGCGCGGATCTCAAGACGCTGTCGCGAATGACCGGTCTGATCGCGTCGGTGATCCCCGGCTCGGATGTGAAGCCGATCATCGCCGAGATCACCGAGCGCACCGAGGAAGAGCTGGACTATCGCAACGAGGCGGCCAACCAGCGCGCCTTCGCCAAGGGTTTCGATGGGCACGGCGAAATCGTGGTGCCGAAGGTGGTGGCGAGCGCTCCGAAGGTAATCGTCACCGAATGGTTGGATGGCACCGCTGTTTCCATGATCATCGCGCGGGGCGCCGAGGATCCGGTAGGCACCCGCGCGCTGCGCAATCGCGTCGCGGGTCTGATGGGCCGGTTCCACTTCTCCGCCCCGGAGATCGTCGAACTCTTGCACACCGATCCGCACCCGGGCAACTTCATGATGCTGCCCGACGGCAAGCTCGCCGTAATCGACTTCGGAGCATGCGCGCCGATGCCCGGCGGCTTCCCGCCGGTGCTCGGCCGGATGCTGGCCCTGGCGGTCGAGGAGCGCTTCGCCGAACTCACCGAGCTGATGTACGACCACGGCTGGGTAATTCCCGGGCGGGTCGTCACCCATCAGGAGATCGCCGACTATCTGCGACCGTTCACCGACCCGATCCAAACCGACTCGTTCCATTTCACCCGAAAGTGGATGCAGCGGGTGGCGGGCAGGGCATCCGACATCTCCAGCGCTGAGATGAAAACTGCACGGGCACTCCAGCTTCCGGCCGAGTTCGTAATGATCTTCCGGGTCCTCGGCGGCTCCGTCGGCATCCTGGCCCAACTCGACGCCGAGCTGCCGTTCATGCAACTCGTACGCACCTGGATGCCGGGATTCCGTGAGGAACGCACCGCCTCCTGA
- a CDS encoding MarR family winged helix-turn-helix transcriptional regulator has product MHEEALDAGLRSRFREADESPGLLLWQVTNRWQAAQRAALAPFDLTHVQFVLLASLTYLADRRDDPVRQRDLAAHAATDPMMTSQVLRTLEQKGLIERRDHPGDRRAKALVPTEAGAVLVNRAIVAVESCDQEFFGPLGPNGGAFSDALRLLRDRGAR; this is encoded by the coding sequence ATGCACGAGGAAGCGCTGGATGCCGGACTGCGCAGCAGATTTCGCGAGGCCGACGAGAGTCCCGGCCTGTTGCTGTGGCAGGTGACCAACCGGTGGCAGGCCGCGCAGCGGGCGGCGCTGGCCCCGTTCGACCTGACGCACGTGCAGTTCGTGCTGCTCGCCTCGCTGACCTACCTCGCGGACCGGCGCGACGATCCGGTGCGGCAGCGTGACCTTGCCGCGCACGCCGCCACCGACCCGATGATGACTTCCCAGGTGTTGCGCACACTCGAACAGAAGGGCCTGATCGAGCGCCGCGACCATCCGGGCGATCGTCGGGCGAAAGCGCTGGTTCCCACCGAAGCCGGTGCGGTCCTGGTGAATCGGGCGATAGTCGCAGTCGAGTCCTGCGATCAGGAATTCTTCGGCCCGCTCGGCCCGAACGGCGGCGCATTCTCCGATGCGCTGCGGTTGCTGCGCGACCGCGGCGCGCGCTGA
- the nudC gene encoding NAD(+) diphosphatase, which produces MPAFQLNGVPLLSRSVIDRAEEIRGDAQALKEGWGQARLLRVNRRGQVRFDNGALVMETAVELSAEPSPTAVFLGVEDGIHLWAVRDPELEGTLTDLRALAGGSIDDRTAGLLSTAIALLNWHDKAGFNGADGALTASSKAGWSRITEGGYEEFPRIDPAVICLIHDGGERVLLARQHSWPKSLFSLLAGFVEAGESLERCVEREMREEVGLDVREISYLGSQPWPFPRSLMVGFAAVADPDQPLAFSDGEIAEAHWFTRAEVREALAVGDWSARGEGQRLLLPGSISIARTIVESWAAID; this is translated from the coding sequence GTGCCGGCATTTCAACTCAATGGTGTTCCTTTGCTGTCCCGTTCCGTGATCGACCGGGCCGAGGAGATCCGGGGCGACGCCCAGGCTCTGAAGGAAGGCTGGGGCCAGGCGAGATTGCTGCGGGTCAACCGGCGCGGGCAGGTGCGCTTCGACAACGGCGCCTTGGTCATGGAAACGGCTGTCGAGCTGTCCGCCGAGCCAAGCCCCACCGCGGTGTTCCTGGGTGTCGAGGACGGCATTCACCTGTGGGCGGTGCGCGATCCGGAGCTCGAGGGCACGCTGACCGATCTGCGCGCGCTGGCGGGCGGCAGTATCGACGACCGTACCGCCGGGTTGCTCTCCACTGCGATCGCACTGCTGAACTGGCATGACAAGGCTGGGTTCAACGGCGCGGACGGCGCGCTGACGGCCTCGTCCAAGGCCGGATGGTCGCGGATCACCGAGGGCGGCTACGAGGAGTTCCCGCGCATCGATCCCGCGGTGATCTGCCTGATCCACGACGGCGGCGAGCGGGTGCTACTCGCCCGGCAGCACAGCTGGCCGAAGTCGCTGTTCTCGCTGCTCGCCGGGTTCGTCGAGGCGGGCGAGTCGCTGGAACGCTGCGTCGAGCGGGAGATGCGCGAGGAAGTCGGCCTCGACGTGCGCGAGATCAGCTACCTGGGCAGCCAGCCGTGGCCGTTCCCGCGGTCGCTGATGGTCGGCTTCGCCGCGGTCGCCGATCCCGATCAGCCGCTGGCCTTCTCCGACGGGGAGATCGCCGAGGCGCACTGGTTCACCCGCGCCGAGGTGCGCGAAGCCCTGGCGGTGGGGGACTGGTCGGCGCGGGGCGAAGGCCAGCGGCTGCTGCTGCCGGGCTCGATCTCCATCGCGCGCACCATCGTCGAATCCTGGGCAGCGATCGACTGA
- a CDS encoding ATP-dependent DNA helicase UvrD2 → MMDRVPAPDLADLDPEQAAAVRAPRGPVCVLAGAGTGKTRTITHRIAHLVSEGHVKADQVLAVTFTARAAGELRGRLRALGLGGDATQVQARTFHAAALRQLKYFWPQIVGDVPWRLIDGKFPIVAQAANLAGLSSGTDSVRDLLSEIEWAKGSLIAPEDYAAAVAKRRRETPYDAMRVADVYAGYEKLKATPDGLLLDFDDLLLHTAAALEDYPAVADEFRGRYRSFVVDEYQDVTPLQQRVLDAWLGDRDDLTVVGDANQTIYSFTGATPHYLLDFSRRFPEATVVRLERDYRSTPQVVSLANRVIGVARGRIAGTRLQLIGRRADGPEPTFAEYDDGPAEAAAAAKAIERLIDGGTPAAEIAVLYRINAQSEGYEQALTERGIPYQVRGGEGFFARAEVRQAVQALRQATARDDLPDQARSGTALVSLVRAVLAPLGLTATEPAGAQARERWSSLVALVRLTEELVGHDDRLDLTGLLRELAARAEARHAPTVQGVTLASLHAAKGLEWDAVFLVGLSDGTLPIAHVLADDGSVADEGALEEERRLLYVGVTRAREHLRLSWALARNEGGRRTRRRSRFLNGLVPDDSPASRVAAPVTTSNGIRPTCRVCAKPLIGTYATMLGRCRRCPAELDAELLVALQEWRAEKAEALRVREFVVFTDTTLTAIAEQLPADDAALAAIPGIGAKKLDQYGAEVLAIVVSRLRSRSQNRR, encoded by the coding sequence ATGATGGACCGCGTGCCCGCACCCGACCTCGCCGACCTCGATCCCGAGCAGGCCGCCGCCGTGCGCGCGCCGCGCGGTCCGGTGTGCGTGCTCGCCGGCGCGGGCACGGGCAAGACCAGGACCATCACCCACCGCATCGCCCATCTGGTGTCGGAAGGGCATGTCAAGGCCGACCAGGTGCTCGCGGTGACCTTCACCGCGCGCGCGGCGGGGGAGTTGCGCGGTCGCCTGCGCGCGCTCGGTCTGGGTGGCGACGCGACTCAGGTGCAGGCGCGGACCTTCCACGCGGCCGCGCTGCGGCAGCTCAAATACTTCTGGCCGCAGATCGTCGGCGACGTGCCGTGGCGGCTGATCGACGGCAAGTTCCCGATCGTCGCGCAGGCGGCGAACCTGGCTGGTCTCTCCAGCGGCACCGACAGCGTCCGCGACCTGCTGAGCGAAATCGAATGGGCGAAGGGCTCGCTCATCGCGCCGGAGGACTACGCGGCCGCGGTCGCCAAGCGCCGCCGCGAAACTCCGTACGACGCGATGCGAGTGGCCGACGTCTACGCGGGCTACGAGAAGCTCAAGGCGACGCCGGACGGGCTGCTGCTCGATTTCGACGATCTGCTGTTGCACACCGCCGCCGCGCTGGAGGACTATCCGGCCGTTGCCGACGAATTCCGCGGCCGCTACCGCAGTTTCGTGGTCGACGAGTACCAGGACGTTACGCCGCTGCAGCAGCGAGTGCTCGACGCTTGGCTCGGTGACCGCGACGATCTCACCGTGGTCGGCGATGCCAACCAGACCATCTATTCGTTCACCGGCGCCACTCCCCACTATCTGCTCGATTTCTCCCGCCGCTTCCCCGAGGCCACCGTGGTCCGGCTGGAACGCGACTATCGCTCGACCCCGCAGGTGGTGTCACTGGCCAATCGCGTGATCGGAGTGGCGCGCGGCCGCATCGCGGGCACCAGGCTGCAGCTGATCGGCCGCCGAGCCGACGGACCGGAGCCGACGTTCGCCGAGTACGACGACGGTCCCGCCGAGGCCGCCGCGGCGGCGAAGGCGATCGAGCGGTTGATCGACGGCGGCACGCCCGCCGCGGAGATCGCCGTGCTGTATCGCATCAACGCCCAATCGGAGGGCTACGAGCAGGCGCTCACCGAACGCGGCATCCCATACCAGGTGCGCGGCGGCGAGGGTTTCTTCGCACGTGCCGAGGTCAGGCAGGCTGTGCAGGCGTTGCGGCAGGCCACGGCCCGCGACGATCTGCCGGACCAGGCGCGCAGCGGCACCGCTCTGGTCTCGCTGGTGCGGGCGGTACTGGCCCCGCTCGGCCTCACCGCCACCGAGCCCGCGGGCGCCCAGGCGCGGGAACGCTGGTCCTCGCTGGTTGCCCTGGTGCGCCTGACCGAGGAGTTGGTCGGCCACGACGACCGGCTCGATCTGACCGGGCTGCTGCGCGAACTCGCCGCCCGCGCAGAGGCCAGGCACGCACCTACGGTGCAGGGTGTCACGCTGGCCTCGTTGCACGCCGCCAAGGGCTTGGAGTGGGACGCGGTGTTCCTCGTCGGCCTGTCCGACGGCACCCTGCCGATCGCGCACGTCCTCGCGGACGACGGCTCGGTCGCCGACGAGGGAGCGCTGGAGGAGGAGCGGCGCCTGCTCTATGTCGGCGTCACCAGGGCCCGTGAGCATCTGCGGCTGTCCTGGGCACTGGCGAGGAACGAGGGCGGCAGGCGCACCCGGCGGCGTTCGCGGTTCCTCAACGGCCTTGTTCCCGACGACTCGCCCGCCTCACGCGTCGCGGCGCCGGTCACCACGTCGAACGGCATCCGCCCGACCTGTCGCGTATGCGCCAAACCGCTGATCGGCACCTACGCGACCATGCTCGGCCGCTGCCGCCGCTGCCCGGCGGAGCTGGACGCCGAACTGCTTGTCGCACTGCAGGAGTGGCGTGCGGAGAAGGCGGAAGCGTTGCGGGTGCGTGAGTTCGTGGTGTTCACCGACACCACGCTCACCGCGATCGCCGAACAACTACCCGCCGATGACGCCGCGCTGGCCGCGATTCCGGGCATCGGTGCGAAGAAGCTCGATCAGTACGGCGCCGAGGTTCTCGCGATCGTCGTGTCCCGGCTTCGATCTAGATCACAAAACCGCAGGTAG
- a CDS encoding mycoredoxin: MYSTTWCGYCRRLKKQLDEAGISYVEIDIEQDPASAEFVGSVNGGNHVVPTVKFTDGSTATNPSLATVKQTLATLS, from the coding sequence ATGTACTCGACCACCTGGTGCGGCTACTGCCGCAGGCTGAAGAAGCAGCTGGACGAGGCCGGTATCAGCTATGTCGAGATCGATATCGAGCAAGATCCGGCGTCGGCCGAGTTCGTCGGCAGCGTCAACGGCGGCAACCATGTGGTGCCCACGGTGAAGTTCACCGACGGTTCCACCGCGACGAACCCGTCGCTGGCGACCGTCAAGCAGACGCTCGCCACGCTGTCCTGA
- a CDS encoding WhiB family transcriptional regulator: MFTAQSWPQAATDVTCRTVASTTRPREVTKVLPCHAGDPDLWFAESPVQLEQAKALCATCPIRKGCLSAAMDRREPWGVWGGEIFDQGVVIARKRPRGRPRKVAVPA, encoded by the coding sequence GTGTTCACCGCACAGAGTTGGCCGCAGGCCGCTACTGACGTGACATGCCGAACCGTGGCGTCGACTACTCGGCCCCGAGAGGTCACCAAGGTCCTGCCTTGCCACGCTGGCGATCCGGACCTCTGGTTCGCCGAGAGCCCGGTCCAGTTGGAGCAGGCCAAGGCGCTGTGCGCGACCTGCCCGATCCGCAAGGGCTGCCTGAGCGCGGCCATGGATCGGCGTGAGCCGTGGGGTGTTTGGGGCGGTGAGATCTTCGACCAGGGTGTCGTGATCGCCCGCAAGCGCCCGCGTGGCCGTCCGCGCAAGGTCGCGGTCCCGGCGTGA
- a CDS encoding ATP-dependent helicase has protein sequence MTDRVTPHRLAEALGLPPPTDEQAAVIAAPPGPTLVVAGAGAGKTETMAARVVWMVANRLVLPDEVLGLTFTRKAAQQLTARIRTRLARLAGAPLLRELDPTGQLRAQLAGAEPEISTYHSYAGRLLTEHGLLLPVEPSATLLTETQLWQLAHRVVRGWDGDLDTDRTPVSVTEAVLALSGQLAEHLVEAEELAEAHTELAKLVHTLPAGPRQRGGPSQALLNILQVQRERVALLPLVQQLADALHRRGALDFGAQMSLAARLAAEHPEVAAVERARFRLVLLDEYQDTGHAQRVLLAALFGGAPESVTDPEPGPTSRESMPENGPTRPGGHDRYTAPSSQRVAKHPDSPMGDSPSLRAGAGDPIPGSSRRGRLLDAQRLAVTAVGDPMQSIYGWRGASAANLPRFATDFPSAPGVPAPTLPLLTSWRNPPEALTLANFVAEPLRRIAIEAGGVIVDALRAKPDAGPGVVALALTGTVAEEREWVAERIAAEWSARRRAGQEPPTSAVLVRRNADAAPLAEALREQGLPVEIVGLGGLLATPEVADIVATLRLVAEPGAGSAAMRVLTGARWRIGVADVAALARRARDLSIRRPAQENAAEIADSAALDAALREVAPEPAEQAGLADAIADPGPAEQYSAAGFARLEALGRELAALRERSGQSLAELVADVERTIGVGVETQARRAMVGTGAGREHLDAFAEVVAGYAADSGASLGGLLAFLAAAEEVENGLQPGEVEVARDRVQVLTVHAAKGLEWAVVAVPHVVDGVFPSKVGSGTWLGALAELPTTLRGDRKQDDAAEGVPVLDLTDLYDRADLERAIKAHKEALERRRIDEERRLFYVALTRTERVLLVSAHHWAETGTSPKGPSDFLLELKRASEDPDSPANGALAIDRWDDPPAADAVNPFTDNPATAHWPRDPLGVRRDPIEQGAALVRTALAELRARPASVTQATAHEPDAHSTAAARRAEELTLAFDPIPTSTTDDVTADQDDHGRIGDPEYYPPDDELPPDLMEEFADDPDFDSATREYIDPYADLELGYGEAVPPDPVEEYLSADDHAFDPRFTHPPEDPDDPEGWAADVDALLAEHQAAAAAAEAVELPGQIAATALVELRADPAKLAARLRRPLPYPPNPLARRGTAFHAWVQRWFGATHLLGLDELPGAADGGAADAGLDAELTAMQDTFLNSPWANRSPIEVEVPFETSIAGTVIRGRMDAVFAEPGGGWVVVDWKTGAEPTAAEEPAVAMQLAVYRLAWARLMAAQEGRSEQEMLHRIGAAFHYVRTGRTIAPATLAGPGELAELIRSVGAV, from the coding sequence ATGACCGACCGGGTGACACCGCACCGGCTGGCGGAAGCGCTCGGTCTGCCCCCGCCGACCGATGAGCAGGCCGCCGTGATCGCGGCTCCGCCGGGCCCGACCCTGGTGGTCGCGGGCGCGGGCGCGGGCAAGACCGAGACGATGGCCGCACGCGTGGTGTGGATGGTCGCGAACCGGCTCGTGCTGCCCGACGAGGTGCTCGGGCTGACCTTCACGCGTAAGGCCGCGCAGCAGTTGACCGCCCGCATCCGCACCAGACTCGCCCGGCTCGCCGGTGCGCCGCTGCTGCGCGAACTCGACCCGACCGGACAGTTGCGAGCCCAGCTGGCCGGAGCGGAACCGGAGATCAGCACCTATCACTCGTATGCGGGCAGGCTGCTCACCGAGCACGGGCTGCTGCTTCCGGTGGAACCCTCCGCGACGCTGCTCACCGAGACCCAGCTCTGGCAGCTGGCTCACCGAGTCGTCCGCGGTTGGGATGGTGACCTGGATACCGATCGCACGCCGGTGTCGGTCACCGAGGCGGTGCTCGCGTTGTCCGGGCAGCTGGCCGAGCACCTGGTGGAGGCCGAGGAGTTGGCTGAGGCGCACACCGAGCTGGCGAAGCTGGTGCACACGCTGCCCGCGGGTCCGCGCCAGCGCGGCGGGCCCAGCCAGGCACTGTTGAACATTCTGCAGGTGCAGCGCGAACGGGTCGCCCTGCTTCCGCTGGTGCAGCAGCTCGCCGATGCGCTGCACCGCCGCGGCGCGCTGGATTTCGGCGCGCAGATGTCGCTCGCGGCGCGGCTGGCCGCCGAGCATCCTGAAGTCGCCGCCGTCGAGCGTGCCCGTTTTCGGCTGGTCCTGCTCGACGAATACCAGGACACCGGCCATGCCCAGCGTGTTCTGCTGGCCGCGCTGTTCGGCGGAGCCCCCGAGTCGGTGACGGACCCCGAGCCAGGACCCACGTCGCGGGAGTCCATGCCCGAGAACGGGCCCACCCGCCCCGGCGGCCACGACCGGTACACGGCCCCGTCGTCGCAGCGCGTCGCAAAGCACCCGGATTCGCCGATGGGGGACTCGCCATCGCTGCGTGCCGGTGCGGGCGACCCGATCCCTGGTTCGTCGAGACGGGGTCGGCTCCTCGATGCACAGCGTCTCGCGGTGACCGCCGTCGGCGACCCGATGCAGTCGATCTACGGCTGGCGCGGCGCGTCGGCGGCGAACCTGCCCCGCTTCGCCACCGACTTCCCCAGCGCGCCCGGTGTTCCCGCTCCGACGCTGCCGCTGCTGACCAGCTGGCGTAACCCGCCCGAGGCGCTGACGTTGGCGAACTTCGTCGCGGAACCATTGCGCCGCATCGCGATCGAGGCGGGCGGCGTGATCGTCGACGCGTTGCGCGCCAAACCCGACGCGGGACCGGGTGTCGTGGCCTTGGCGCTGACCGGAACTGTTGCCGAGGAACGTGAGTGGGTGGCCGAGCGGATTGCCGCGGAATGGTCGGCCCGGCGCAGGGCGGGACAGGAGCCGCCGACGTCGGCGGTGCTGGTGCGCCGCAATGCCGATGCCGCGCCGCTCGCGGAAGCACTTCGCGAGCAGGGACTTCCGGTGGAGATCGTCGGACTCGGCGGTCTGCTGGCCACGCCGGAGGTCGCCGACATCGTCGCAACCCTGCGTTTGGTCGCCGAGCCCGGTGCGGGCAGCGCCGCCATGCGCGTGCTGACCGGTGCTCGCTGGCGCATCGGCGTCGCCGACGTCGCCGCGCTCGCCCGACGGGCCCGAGACTTGTCGATCAGGCGCCCCGCACAGGAGAACGCGGCCGAGATCGCCGACAGCGCCGCACTCGACGCCGCGCTGCGTGAGGTGGCTCCCGAACCCGCGGAACAGGCGGGGCTGGCGGACGCGATCGCCGATCCCGGCCCGGCGGAGCAGTATTCGGCGGCCGGCTTCGCCCGACTCGAAGCGCTGGGGCGTGAGTTGGCCGCGCTGCGTGAGCGTAGCGGGCAATCGTTGGCGGAGTTGGTCGCGGATGTCGAACGCACCATCGGTGTGGGTGTGGAGACTCAGGCGCGCCGAGCGATGGTGGGTACGGGCGCCGGGCGTGAGCATCTGGACGCGTTCGCCGAGGTGGTTGCCGGATACGCCGCCGATAGCGGCGCCTCGCTGGGTGGGTTGCTCGCGTTCCTCGCCGCCGCGGAGGAGGTCGAGAACGGGCTGCAGCCGGGGGAAGTGGAGGTCGCCCGGGATCGGGTGCAGGTGCTGACCGTACACGCTGCCAAGGGCCTGGAATGGGCGGTCGTCGCGGTTCCGCATGTGGTGGACGGTGTGTTCCCGTCGAAAGTAGGTTCCGGCACGTGGCTCGGTGCGCTCGCCGAGCTACCGACGACGCTGCGTGGCGACCGCAAGCAGGACGACGCGGCCGAGGGCGTCCCGGTTCTCGATCTCACCGACCTGTACGACCGCGCCGACCTCGAACGGGCGATCAAAGCGCATAAGGAGGCGCTGGAGCGTCGCCGGATCGACGAGGAGCGCCGACTGTTCTATGTCGCGCTCACCAGAACCGAACGCGTCCTTCTCGTTTCGGCCCACCACTGGGCCGAAACCGGAACCTCGCCCAAGGGGCCTTCGGACTTTCTACTGGAGCTGAAGCGCGCGAGCGAAGATCCCGACAGTCCGGCGAACGGCGCCCTGGCGATCGACCGCTGGGACGACCCGCCCGCTGCCGACGCGGTCAACCCCTTCACCGACAACCCGGCCACCGCGCACTGGCCACGCGATCCGCTCGGCGTCCGGCGCGACCCCATCGAGCAGGGCGCCGCGCTGGTCCGCACTGCCCTTGCCGAGCTTCGGGCCCGCCCGGCCTCCGTGACGCAAGCCACGGCACACGAACCGGATGCGCACAGCACCGCCGCGGCCCGCCGCGCCGAGGAGCTCACCCTCGCTTTCGACCCGATCCCGACGTCGACCACTGACGACGTAACGGCAGACCAGGACGATCACGGTCGCATCGGCGACCCCGAGTACTACCCGCCCGACGACGAGCTCCCCCCGGACCTGATGGAAGAGTTCGCGGACGATCCCGATTTCGACTCCGCCACAAGGGAATACATCGACCCGTACGCGGATCTCGAGCTCGGCTACGGCGAGGCTGTGCCGCCGGATCCGGTCGAGGAATACCTGTCGGCCGACGATCACGCGTTCGACCCACGCTTCACGCACCCGCCCGAGGACCCGGACGATCCCGAGGGCTGGGCCGCCGACGTCGACGCTCTGCTCGCCGAACACCAGGCGGCCGCTGCCGCCGCCGAAGCGGTCGAGCTTCCCGGCCAGATCGCGGCGACGGCACTGGTCGAACTGCGCGCCGACCCGGCGAAACTCGCCGCGCGCCTTCGCCGTCCGCTGCCTTATCCGCCGAATCCGCTGGCTCGCCGCGGCACCGCGTTCCATGCCTGGGTGCAGCGGTGGTTCGGCGCCACCCATCTGCTGGGCCTGGACGAACTGCCCGGCGCGGCCGACGGCGGCGCGGCCGACGCGGGCCTGGATGCCGAGCTGACCGCGATGCAGGACACGTTCCTCAATTCGCCATGGGCGAACCGCAGCCCGATCGAGGTCGAGGTCCCGTTCGAGACCTCGATCGCGGGAACCGTGATCCGAGGGCGGATGGACGCGGTGTTCGCCGAACCGGGCGGCGGCTGGGTCGTGGTCGACTGGAAGACCGGCGCCGAGCCGACCGCCGCCGAGGAACCCGCGGTCGCCATGCAGCTGGCCGTCTACCGCCTGGCCTGGGCCCGGCTGATGGCCGCGCAGGAGGGCCGGTCCGAGCAGGAGATGCTGCACCGGATCGGGGCCGCGTTCCACTATGTGCGCACCGGGCGCACCATCGCGCCCGCGACGCTGGCTGGTCCGGGCGAACTGGCCGAGCTGATCAGGAGCGTGGGTGCTGTTTGA
- a CDS encoding EVE domain-containing protein: protein MRYWLGVVSREHVLRGVRLGIAQANHGKRSAVERMRPGDGLVYYSPREGMRAGAPVRSFTAIGTVDDRPVWQADPQDNGCFQPWRRSVSYRAGAREIPIEALRADLDLTSVPNWGMVLRRGLVELSAHDYAVIERAMRDE, encoded by the coding sequence GTGAGGTACTGGTTGGGTGTCGTGTCCCGCGAACACGTCTTGCGCGGTGTGCGGCTCGGCATCGCGCAGGCCAACCACGGCAAACGCTCGGCGGTGGAGCGGATGCGTCCCGGCGACGGACTGGTCTACTACTCGCCGCGCGAAGGCATGCGGGCAGGTGCGCCGGTGCGCTCGTTCACCGCGATCGGCACTGTCGACGACCGGCCGGTATGGCAGGCCGACCCGCAGGACAACGGCTGCTTCCAGCCGTGGCGTCGGTCGGTCAGCTATCGCGCCGGGGCACGGGAGATCCCGATCGAGGCGCTGCGCGCGGATCTGGACCTCACCAGCGTGCCGAACTGGGGCATGGTGCTGCGTCGCGGCCTGGTAGAACTCAGCGCGCACGACTACGCGGTGATCGAGCGGGCGATGCGGGACGAGTGA